The following are encoded together in the Desulfococcus multivorans genome:
- a CDS encoding metallophosphoesterase family protein, which produces MKILTVSDFIESCLYKDFDSELFKDIEVILSCGDLSPEYLSFISSRINAPLYYVKGNHDIRYIDKAPNGCIDIDSKLIRFKKLKIAGFEGSRWYNGNPIQYTESQMKKKIMKMWPRLWWNRGVDIVITHAPPRYIGDAEDPCHRGFKSFHPLIDRFSPQYFIHGHIHARFNKPSERIRIVKNTRVINTVGYFILEIDEK; this is translated from the coding sequence ATGAAAATCCTGACAGTTTCCGACTTCATAGAATCATGTCTATATAAAGATTTTGACAGTGAACTTTTCAAAGATATAGAGGTCATTCTATCCTGCGGCGATCTTTCTCCGGAATATTTATCTTTTATATCATCAAGGATCAATGCTCCACTTTATTATGTTAAGGGCAATCATGATATAAGATACATTGATAAAGCCCCAAACGGATGCATTGATATCGATTCAAAGCTGATTCGTTTCAAAAAGTTGAAAATTGCAGGTTTTGAAGGCTCCCGATGGTATAACGGCAACCCGATCCAATATACCGAATCTCAGATGAAAAAAAAGATCATGAAGATGTGGCCCAGGTTATGGTGGAACAGAGGCGTCGATATCGTAATCACCCATGCGCCACCACGCTATATCGGTGATGCGGAAGATCCGTGTCACAGGGGCTTTAAAAGTTTCCACCCCTTGATTGACCGTTTTTCCCCCCAATATTTTATTCACGGTCATATTCACGCCCGTTTCAACAAACCGTCTGAACGCATACGGATTGTCAAAAACACCCGGGTCATCAACACTGTTGGCTATTTTATCCTGGAGATCGATGAAAAATAG
- the coaE gene encoding dephospho-CoA kinase (Dephospho-CoA kinase (CoaE) performs the final step in coenzyme A biosynthesis.): protein MVIAGLTGGIATGKSTVARFFKAAGAAVIDADQIAHDVVRRGLPAWQGIVAAFSRDVLREDGEIDREKLGRIIFNDAARKSALNRIVHPFVFEEMEKQMREIEATAPETVVIQDIPLLFESGMHRKLPRIIVVYVPEALQFSRLMKRNHLSAAEARARIRSQIPIEEKRNLADILIDNSGTLEQTRERSLEVYAMLKRSVSRP, encoded by the coding sequence ATGGTCATTGCGGGACTCACAGGCGGAATCGCCACCGGCAAGTCGACGGTAGCGAGGTTTTTCAAGGCGGCCGGAGCCGCCGTCATCGACGCCGACCAGATCGCCCACGACGTGGTTCGCCGGGGATTGCCGGCATGGCAGGGCATCGTGGCGGCTTTCAGCCGGGACGTACTTCGGGAGGACGGTGAAATAGACCGGGAAAAGCTGGGCCGGATCATTTTCAACGACGCCGCCCGGAAATCGGCCTTGAACCGCATCGTCCACCCGTTTGTTTTCGAAGAGATGGAAAAACAAATGCGGGAAATCGAGGCGACCGCCCCTGAAACGGTGGTCATACAGGACATCCCGCTTCTTTTCGAATCGGGGATGCACCGCAAGCTGCCCAGGATCATTGTGGTGTACGTGCCGGAAGCCCTTCAATTTTCCCGTCTGATGAAGCGGAATCACCTGAGCGCGGCGGAGGCGCGGGCGCGCATCCGGAGCCAGATCCCCATCGAGGAAAAACGCAACCTGGCGGATATTCTGATCGATAATTCCGGAACCCTGGAGCAGACGCGGGAGAGAAGCCTCGAGGTCTATGCGATGCTGAAACGGTCCGTATCGAGACCCTGA
- a CDS encoding SDR family oxidoreductase, with protein MKTLTGKSCIVTGASRGIGRAIAERLGRDGASVIVNYFQNAEAAHAVASTIKASGGCGVPVKGDVGKSEDVRRLFDAAADRFGKIDILVNNAGIAVARKCPIAEVSDDVFDRLFAVNTRGVFSALREGARRIADHGRIITLSSTVVSMALPGYGIYAATKAAVEVLTRILSKELGDRNITVNAVAPGPVDTDLFNAGKTEAVKQQMADMCPLHRLGRPEDIANVVAFLVSDQGGWVNGQIVRANGGMV; from the coding sequence ATGAAGACGTTAACCGGAAAGTCCTGTATCGTCACGGGCGCCTCCCGCGGTATCGGTCGAGCGATTGCCGAACGGCTGGGCAGGGATGGTGCGTCGGTCATTGTCAACTATTTCCAAAACGCCGAGGCGGCCCATGCCGTGGCGTCAACCATCAAGGCTTCAGGAGGTTGCGGCGTTCCGGTTAAGGGTGACGTCGGAAAATCCGAGGATGTCCGAAGGCTCTTCGATGCCGCCGCGGACCGTTTCGGCAAAATCGATATCCTCGTCAATAACGCCGGGATCGCCGTCGCCCGGAAGTGCCCCATCGCCGAAGTGTCCGATGACGTCTTCGACCGACTTTTCGCCGTCAATACCCGCGGGGTTTTTTCAGCGCTCCGGGAAGGCGCCCGCCGCATAGCGGATCACGGCCGCATCATCACGCTCTCGAGCACCGTCGTATCCATGGCGCTGCCGGGCTACGGCATTTATGCCGCCACCAAGGCGGCGGTTGAGGTCCTGACGCGGATCTTGTCCAAAGAACTGGGCGACCGGAACATCACCGTCAATGCCGTGGCGCCCGGCCCCGTGGATACGGACCTGTTCAACGCCGGCAAAACCGAGGCCGTGAAGCAGCAGATGGCGGATATGTGTCCGCTCCATCGTCTCGGTCGACCCGAGGATATCGCGAATGTCGTGGCGTTCCTGGTCAGCGACCAGGGCGGCTGGGTCAACGGTCAGATTGTTCGGGCCAACGGGGGGATGGTCTGA
- a CDS encoding YhbY family RNA-binding protein: MTRLTGFQKKYLRGLAHGRKPVVHIGRQGVTDSVIRSTHEALDTHELIKIRFVDFKEKDQKITLSNLIEERTGSELIGMIGHIGVFYRPNEDPEKRRITLPAARA; the protein is encoded by the coding sequence ATGACGCGATTGACCGGATTTCAGAAAAAATATCTAAGGGGGTTGGCACACGGCCGGAAGCCTGTGGTTCATATCGGCCGTCAGGGAGTGACCGACAGCGTCATCCGCTCCACCCACGAGGCTTTGGACACCCATGAACTGATCAAGATCAGATTTGTGGATTTCAAGGAGAAGGATCAGAAGATCACCCTATCCAACCTGATCGAGGAGCGAACCGGATCCGAACTTATCGGGATGATCGGTCATATCGGGGTGTTCTATCGCCCGAACGAGGATCCCGAGAAACGACGCATCACCCTTCCGGCGGCACGCGCCTAA
- a CDS encoding UvrD-helicase domain-containing protein yields MPFIADLHVHSRFSRATAKNLDLEHLYISAAVKGISVVATGDFTHPAWFQELREKLIPAEPGLFALREDIRRRCDAEIPPSCKGTVRFILETEISNIYKKADRTRKNHNLIYVPSLAVAETLNARLDAIGNIRSDGRPILGLDARNLLEVMLECSEDAFLIPAHIWTPWFSLLGSRSGFDSLSACFEDLSHHIFAVETGLSSDPPMNRRISELDSRTLVSNSDAHSPANLGRNANLFDTTLSFFGIRDALLSGDPDRCRGTIDLYPEEGKYHMDGHRKCGIWRRPSEGAETEWRCPACGAPMTLGVLHRVETLADRPEGAIPDGKPPFYHLIPLAEILSEILDVGVKTRTVDRCYRKAIHCLGPELHILKDCPIDRILEADIPLLGEAIDRMRSGRVHISPGFDGEYGRIRVFAQGEKSVLTGQQSLFSRKRTPAAAVEASSPVPPFGTALPERGDAKALPATGPNPSHAASGTDSLNTAQKSAVVHSGSPLLIIAGPGTGKTRTLTHRIVFLTAVRRVSPENILAITFTNKAAREMRERVAALFQTAGPSPGRLPTIGTFHGFCLTVLRSVQGDSHTVIDEHDRQRLIQAAFEKHGGKTFSPDLSARRLSDLITRAKQYLWGPEDDLSSLADEKACHVLGTIYRSYQGMLTVERLLDYDDLIMNTVRHLEGNPAFRRELIDRYHHVLVDEYQDVNPAQYRLVRILCPRSDKELFVIGDPDQSIYGFRGADAACFSRFAEDYPGSRTIHLNRNYRSVETILDAAHQVIRRHSLNTPEVRAYSNIQGVKTLTVMETPTERSEATAVGRIIESMVGGFGFQSIDFGGADGAFGEREHAFSDFAVLYRSHVQGQILSKTLQDAGIPCQLVHRESVYGQPGVLELTSLLKLVFRKGIMNDFDRVCRLPFFGWDESSLADFKDRFYAAETPLDALLWVDSTAVNEMPGNIRERFFRTRDVLKDLRESVRGKSLGAALSVLKDRAGLQRMIDASPERAAALEGLIQRTDSRSCERVDDLFAAAALETDADLHDGEAQKVTLMTFHASKGLEFSVVFIVGCEDGLVPFRRADNHCEDPAEERRLFYVGMTRARERLFLLSAGNRMVHGRLEKRILSPFVLDIERRLVERRRVENRGSAKQPIQLGLFTGE; encoded by the coding sequence ATGCCGTTTATCGCCGACCTCCACGTTCATTCCAGGTTTTCGCGGGCCACCGCCAAAAATCTGGACCTGGAGCACCTTTACATCAGTGCCGCCGTCAAGGGCATTTCGGTGGTGGCCACCGGGGACTTCACCCATCCCGCATGGTTTCAGGAGCTTCGGGAAAAACTCATCCCGGCGGAGCCCGGCCTTTTCGCCCTCCGGGAGGATATAAGACGCCGATGTGACGCCGAGATACCCCCCTCCTGCAAGGGGACGGTCCGGTTCATTCTGGAAACCGAAATCAGCAATATTTACAAGAAAGCCGACAGAACCCGAAAAAACCACAACCTCATCTACGTGCCCTCCCTGGCGGTGGCGGAAACCCTCAATGCACGGCTGGACGCCATCGGCAACATCCGTTCGGACGGCAGGCCCATCCTGGGTCTTGACGCCAGGAATCTCCTGGAGGTGATGCTCGAGTGCTCTGAAGACGCATTCCTGATTCCGGCCCATATCTGGACGCCCTGGTTTTCACTTCTGGGGTCCAGGTCGGGATTCGACAGTCTCTCAGCCTGCTTCGAGGACCTGTCCCACCATATCTTTGCCGTGGAAACCGGGCTCTCTTCGGATCCGCCCATGAACCGCCGGATCTCGGAGTTGGACTCCCGGACCCTCGTCTCCAATTCAGACGCGCATTCGCCGGCCAACCTGGGACGGAACGCCAATCTGTTCGACACGACGCTCTCTTTTTTCGGCATTCGGGACGCGCTCCTGTCCGGAGATCCGGATCGGTGCCGGGGCACTATAGATCTCTATCCGGAAGAGGGCAAATACCACATGGACGGACATCGAAAGTGCGGCATCTGGCGCCGTCCATCCGAAGGGGCCGAAACCGAATGGCGCTGTCCCGCCTGCGGTGCGCCCATGACCCTGGGGGTGCTCCATCGCGTCGAAACCCTTGCCGACCGCCCGGAAGGCGCGATACCCGACGGAAAGCCGCCGTTTTACCACCTGATCCCCCTTGCGGAAATCCTCTCTGAAATTCTCGACGTCGGGGTCAAAACCCGAACGGTGGACCGCTGTTACCGGAAAGCGATCCATTGCCTGGGCCCGGAGCTCCACATCCTGAAAGACTGTCCCATAGACCGCATCCTCGAAGCGGATATCCCCCTTCTGGGGGAAGCGATCGACCGAATGCGAAGCGGGCGCGTTCATATCTCTCCCGGCTTCGACGGAGAGTACGGCCGGATACGGGTCTTCGCACAAGGTGAAAAGAGCGTTCTGACCGGACAGCAATCCCTGTTTTCCCGAAAACGAACACCTGCGGCCGCCGTCGAAGCGTCGTCGCCTGTTCCGCCGTTTGGAACGGCCCTGCCTGAAAGGGGGGATGCGAAAGCATTACCGGCCACAGGGCCGAACCCCTCCCATGCCGCCTCCGGAACGGACAGCCTCAACACCGCCCAGAAATCCGCCGTTGTGCATTCCGGCTCGCCCCTTCTGATCATCGCAGGACCGGGCACCGGCAAGACCCGGACCCTGACCCATCGGATCGTTTTTCTGACGGCGGTCCGCCGCGTATCCCCCGAAAACATTCTGGCGATCACCTTCACCAACAAGGCCGCCCGGGAGATGCGCGAACGGGTGGCGGCACTTTTCCAGACCGCCGGTCCGTCTCCCGGCCGGCTGCCCACCATCGGGACCTTTCACGGTTTCTGCCTGACCGTTCTGAGATCGGTCCAGGGCGATTCCCACACCGTCATCGATGAACATGATCGGCAACGCCTGATTCAGGCGGCCTTCGAAAAACACGGCGGCAAAACCTTCAGTCCCGACCTGTCGGCCCGGCGGCTATCGGATCTGATCACACGGGCCAAACAATATCTCTGGGGGCCGGAGGATGATTTGAGTTCGCTGGCCGATGAGAAGGCCTGCCACGTTCTGGGAACGATCTACCGGAGCTATCAGGGGATGCTTACGGTCGAAAGGCTCCTCGACTACGACGATCTGATCATGAATACGGTGCGTCATCTCGAGGGGAATCCTGCTTTCCGCCGGGAGCTGATCGATCGTTATCATCATGTTCTCGTGGACGAATACCAGGATGTCAACCCCGCCCAGTACCGGCTCGTTCGAATCCTGTGCCCCAGAAGCGACAAGGAGCTCTTCGTCATCGGGGATCCGGATCAGTCCATCTACGGCTTTCGCGGCGCCGATGCAGCCTGCTTCAGCCGATTCGCCGAGGATTATCCCGGAAGCCGGACCATCCATCTCAACCGGAACTACCGATCGGTTGAAACCATCCTCGACGCCGCCCACCAGGTCATTCGCCGGCACAGCCTGAATACCCCCGAAGTCCGCGCCTATTCCAACATCCAGGGCGTCAAGACCCTCACGGTCATGGAGACCCCGACGGAGCGGAGCGAGGCGACGGCCGTCGGCCGGATCATCGAATCCATGGTGGGGGGATTCGGCTTTCAATCCATCGATTTCGGCGGCGCCGACGGCGCCTTCGGTGAAAGAGAGCACGCCTTTTCCGATTTCGCCGTGCTCTACCGCAGTCATGTTCAGGGGCAAATCCTTTCAAAAACCCTTCAGGACGCCGGTATTCCCTGTCAGTTGGTCCACCGGGAAAGCGTCTACGGTCAGCCCGGGGTCCTGGAATTGACATCCTTATTAAAGCTTGTTTTCCGAAAAGGCATCATGAACGATTTCGACAGGGTTTGCCGCCTGCCGTTTTTCGGCTGGGACGAAAGCAGTCTGGCCGACTTCAAAGACCGTTTCTACGCCGCCGAAACGCCCCTCGATGCCTTGCTGTGGGTCGATTCAACCGCCGTCAACGAAATGCCCGGGAACATTCGGGAGCGGTTTTTCCGCACGCGGGACGTTCTGAAAGACCTTCGCGAAAGCGTGCGCGGAAAGTCCCTTGGAGCGGCGCTCTCTGTCCTGAAGGATCGCGCCGGTCTTCAGCGGATGATCGATGCGTCACCTGAACGGGCGGCGGCGCTGGAAGGTCTGATCCAAAGGACCGACAGCCGTTCGTGTGAACGGGTCGACGACCTGTTCGCCGCCGCCGCCCTGGAAACCGATGCCGATCTCCATGACGGGGAGGCCCAGAAGGTGACACTCATGACCTTTCATGCATCCAAGGGGCTCGAGTTTTCGGTCGTCTTTATCGTCGGTTGCGAGGACGGCCTCGTGCCTTTCAGGCGCGCCGACAACCATTGCGAGGATCCGGCCGAGGAGCGGAGACTTTTCTATGTGGGAATGACCCGGGCCAGGGAACGGCTCTTTCTGCTGAGTGCCGGAAACCGGATGGTCCACGGCAGACTGGAAAAGAGAATCCTGTCGCCCTTTGTCCTGGACATCGAGCGCCGCCTGGTCGAGCGGCGGCGCGTCGAGAACCGCGGCTCCGCCAAGCAGCCGATCCAACTGGGCCTGTTCACCGGGGAGTAG
- a CDS encoding J domain-containing protein yields the protein MYLARRQVQGKTYYAIRESYPAGKIFRSRHLIDLGTDPAAYVQYPGGNAFYIHESIEDRLRALDVVYEADELDEIFWPFVRPDIRKAQAYFRRRGRAARGTAFDDALAGDVFHLFDRRRVHYLRFGQMDQGRIGRVSPRLFKIFLGKSRDEIEQYFIQAEQLLKPHEVKSYVFVIFDLQRHFSEHFAKTMPQGLDQGIVDTLFLQDVCRMNRDRRFWGDITPENRLHPYLVRYLIMFFDNDYGRSSYLDDILQAWINSRRDFHFPERRVRVSFKEAGTVFGISEEALRRLSRKELSRLFRQKAQEMHPDKGGDHDAFIRLATAYQDIKEHKK from the coding sequence GTGTATCTGGCGCGCCGTCAAGTTCAGGGCAAAACCTACTACGCCATACGGGAATCCTATCCTGCGGGCAAGATCTTTCGGAGTCGGCATCTGATAGACCTCGGGACCGACCCTGCCGCCTATGTACAATACCCGGGAGGAAACGCCTTTTACATTCATGAATCCATCGAGGACCGACTCCGGGCCCTCGACGTCGTTTATGAAGCGGACGAGCTGGACGAGATCTTCTGGCCGTTTGTCCGTCCGGATATCCGGAAAGCTCAGGCCTATTTTCGACGAAGGGGCCGCGCAGCGCGCGGCACCGCTTTCGACGATGCCCTGGCCGGCGACGTTTTTCACCTCTTTGATCGAAGGCGGGTGCACTATCTTCGATTCGGTCAGATGGATCAGGGGCGGATCGGACGGGTATCGCCGCGGCTTTTCAAGATCTTTCTCGGTAAATCACGGGATGAAATCGAACAGTATTTCATCCAGGCGGAACAACTGCTGAAACCCCATGAGGTCAAATCCTATGTTTTTGTCATCTTTGATTTACAGCGGCACTTTTCCGAGCACTTCGCCAAAACCATGCCCCAGGGGCTCGATCAGGGCATAGTGGACACCCTCTTTCTCCAGGACGTCTGCCGAATGAACCGCGACAGACGTTTCTGGGGCGATATCACTCCGGAGAACCGGCTCCACCCCTATCTGGTCCGATATCTCATTATGTTTTTCGACAACGATTACGGGCGGAGCAGCTATCTGGACGACATCCTTCAGGCCTGGATCAACAGCCGGAGAGATTTTCATTTTCCCGAAAGAAGGGTGCGCGTCTCCTTCAAGGAGGCCGGCACCGTATTCGGTATTTCCGAGGAAGCACTGAGACGGTTGTCCAGAAAGGAATTGTCCCGCCTCTTTCGTCAAAAGGCACAGGAGATGCATCCGGACAAAGGCGGAGACCATGACGCGTTCATACGCCTGGCAACGGCCTATCAGGACATCAAAGAACACAAGAAGTGA
- a CDS encoding lipoate--protein ligase: protein MANRLFLIHNNHVDDPRINLALEEYATGHVDLNHGYLLLYVNRPSVIIGRNQNPLLEVDSAYLAENNMPLVRRISGGGAVYHDHGNLNFSFITRFDPAYLNNYAFFAAPIIAALKGMGVPAALNAGNDIVVDGRKISGISQYSNGKGLLVHGTLLFDARLDVLWNALAPPSDPMASKAVRSLRSPVANIVEFLPSDVSMHAFKSGIRDGVVDAWGGDGSVYRLDGHQWDVVDALARDKYHSWHWNHGRSPRFSLVLPGRSDTGPFQVRVVIEKGHIKQVAIRGSFPDPEAIRGLERRLIGCLYRKIDVERVLSGIDPAPCLGGITRKAFVDVLVRE from the coding sequence ATGGCGAACCGCTTGTTTCTGATCCACAACAATCATGTCGACGATCCCCGAATAAATCTGGCTCTCGAGGAGTACGCCACAGGACACGTTGATCTGAATCACGGATACCTGCTGCTCTATGTCAACCGTCCTTCCGTCATTATCGGCAGAAACCAGAATCCGCTTCTTGAAGTCGATTCAGCCTATCTGGCTGAAAACAACATGCCGCTGGTGCGACGAATATCCGGGGGCGGGGCGGTCTATCACGATCACGGCAATCTGAACTTCAGCTTCATCACCCGTTTCGACCCCGCTTATCTCAACAACTATGCATTCTTCGCCGCGCCCATCATCGCTGCCTTGAAAGGCATGGGGGTTCCCGCAGCGCTCAATGCCGGAAACGACATCGTCGTGGACGGCAGAAAGATATCCGGGATATCCCAGTATTCGAACGGGAAAGGCCTGCTCGTCCACGGCACGCTCCTTTTCGACGCCCGGCTGGACGTGCTTTGGAATGCGCTTGCGCCGCCGTCGGATCCCATGGCGTCGAAGGCGGTGCGATCGTTGCGGAGCCCCGTAGCCAATATTGTCGAATTCCTGCCTTCGGACGTTTCCATGCATGCCTTCAAGTCCGGCATCCGGGACGGTGTTGTCGACGCCTGGGGGGGTGACGGATCGGTGTACCGTCTGGATGGGCATCAGTGGGATGTGGTGGATGCGCTGGCCCGGGACAAATACCATTCCTGGCACTGGAATCATGGCCGGTCACCCCGATTTTCCCTGGTGCTGCCCGGCCGATCCGACACCGGTCCCTTCCAGGTCCGCGTCGTCATCGAGAAAGGGCATATCAAGCAGGTCGCCATACGCGGCAGCTTTCCGGACCCGGAAGCGATCCGTGGACTGGAGCGCCGCCTCATCGGGTGTCTCTACCGGAAAATCGACGTGGAGCGGGTTCTCTCCGGAATCGACCCCGCCCCCTGTCTCGGCGGCATCACCCGGAAGGCTTTTGTCGACGTGCTGGTGCGGGAATAG
- a CDS encoding Lrp/AsnC ligand binding domain-containing protein, translated as MKNRLFDTFFTGLKNRQKKRELKSFREDQENEEAFDTRDLGLKEVEISRIVGSVGRYQDFDSRFRLKTGIPSERLMKIRQAIRDGKPLPPVSLYQIKDEYYIVDGNHRVSVAKERGWKTIHAHILEFLPSRKTIENILYREKLDFREKTGITAPIDLTEVGQYAYLTEQIREHQESLTTINGTEVAFKDAAADWHKTIFLPFVAIIEKSHLAAAFQNRTIADLYAYISFHQWKKGRGRHYGIGLDQIIPKNMEEFRAKVADQRGHEFPEMKRLMTAFVLISVKAGEEFKIMEKLFALEEVKELYDVPGEFDLIVKIVMERDWLSSDSEVIGYFVYRHIRRIPGVHKTQTLIPTFSKSKQGVV; from the coding sequence ATGAAAAATAGATTGTTCGATACCTTTTTCACCGGATTGAAAAACCGGCAGAAAAAAAGAGAGCTGAAAAGCTTCAGGGAAGATCAGGAGAATGAAGAGGCTTTCGACACACGGGATCTCGGCCTCAAGGAGGTGGAGATCAGCAGGATTGTCGGCAGCGTCGGTCGCTATCAGGATTTTGACAGTCGATTTCGGCTCAAAACGGGAATACCGTCCGAAAGGCTCATGAAGATCAGACAGGCGATCCGGGACGGGAAACCACTGCCGCCCGTATCCCTGTACCAGATCAAGGACGAATATTATATCGTAGACGGGAATCACCGCGTTTCCGTGGCAAAGGAGCGCGGCTGGAAAACGATCCACGCCCATATTCTCGAATTTCTGCCCTCCCGGAAAACGATCGAAAACATTCTCTACCGGGAAAAACTCGATTTCAGGGAAAAAACCGGCATCACGGCGCCCATCGACCTGACGGAGGTCGGGCAATATGCCTATCTGACGGAACAGATCAGGGAGCACCAGGAATCCCTTACCACCATCAACGGCACCGAGGTGGCCTTCAAGGACGCCGCCGCGGACTGGCACAAAACCATTTTTCTGCCGTTTGTCGCCATCATCGAGAAAAGTCACCTGGCGGCGGCATTTCAGAACCGCACCATTGCCGATCTCTATGCCTATATCTCCTTCCATCAATGGAAAAAAGGACGGGGACGACATTACGGTATCGGCCTGGACCAGATCATTCCAAAAAACATGGAGGAATTTCGGGCGAAGGTGGCCGACCAGAGGGGGCATGAATTTCCGGAAATGAAACGACTCATGACGGCTTTCGTGCTGATCTCCGTCAAGGCGGGCGAGGAATTCAAGATCATGGAAAAGCTCTTTGCCCTCGAGGAGGTAAAGGAGCTCTATGACGTGCCCGGGGAATTCGACCTCATCGTCAAGATCGTCATGGAGCGGGATTGGCTCAGTTCGGATTCGGAGGTGATCGGCTATTTCGTTTACAGGCATATCCGCCGGATTCCCGGGGTGCATAAAACCCAGACACTGATTCCGACATTCTCAAAAAGCAAGCAGGGGGTCGTGTGA
- a CDS encoding tyrosine-type recombinase/integrase gives MTRLFDPESSFSISESIDNYLDEKSATGQLSRSSIRNRRYELNRFERFCKSHKILFPVDIHKNIVVHYLKSLKISKSSKLNVIYVLMGYMDYLVDEGLIIENIASLIGKPKIYPPKTDYLTYSELEILFRSVANHSGKKTVDRNLLMMSLFTDICLRVSEVVQLKQDDVRLDAEELWITRKRHKVDKIPLNQDLINKFLRWYDIRPEYKGSESEWVFLSSHGRPLKPRQVHYIVSSALEKAGILKRKHGPHLLRHSGASLKAQQGENLIVIQYLLGHENLNTTRRYLHFNWEDLKAMVERSPALGK, from the coding sequence ATGACGAGACTATTCGACCCTGAAAGTTCTTTTTCAATATCCGAATCGATAGATAATTACTTAGATGAAAAATCGGCAACAGGACAACTCAGCAGATCATCAATCAGAAACAGAAGATATGAATTAAATAGATTTGAAAGGTTCTGTAAGTCGCATAAAATTCTCTTTCCGGTTGACATACATAAAAATATAGTAGTTCATTATTTAAAATCTCTGAAAATATCAAAATCCTCTAAATTAAATGTCATATATGTTCTGATGGGATATATGGACTATCTTGTTGATGAGGGTTTGATTATCGAAAATATAGCTTCATTAATCGGCAAACCCAAAATTTATCCTCCAAAAACAGATTATTTGACATATTCTGAGCTTGAAATTCTTTTCCGTTCAGTAGCAAATCATTCCGGAAAAAAGACTGTTGATCGTAATTTACTGATGATGAGCCTTTTTACGGATATATGCCTCAGGGTTTCCGAGGTAGTCCAATTAAAACAAGATGACGTCCGATTGGATGCAGAGGAGCTGTGGATAACCCGAAAGCGGCATAAGGTTGATAAAATTCCTTTAAATCAGGATTTAATCAATAAATTCCTGCGATGGTATGATATTCGGCCGGAATACAAAGGCAGCGAGAGCGAGTGGGTTTTTCTGTCCAGTCACGGCCGGCCTCTCAAACCCAGACAGGTGCATTATATTGTCAGCAGTGCCCTGGAAAAGGCAGGCATCCTCAAGCGAAAACACGGTCCTCACCTCCTCCGGCATTCCGGTGCCAGTTTAAAGGCGCAGCAGGGCGAAAACCTTATCGTCATCCAATATCTCCTGGGCCATGAAAATCTGAACACCACCCGACGGTACCTCCACTTCAACTGGGAGGATCTCAAGGCGATGGTGGAAAGGAGTCCGGCTTTGGGGAAATAG